The Acetoanaerobium noterae genome has a window encoding:
- a CDS encoding methyl-accepting chemotaxis protein, which produces MVLVEFEFSLYLKGGEMMNVEKSQKGKSIKVKLLFVPLIVILVGVFVIGAVSSVLTKNSLLAEMRENGFFLTHSFVDRLNDNSQALGSMNEMLSEKIISTGNTIVSNSGSLSMEYLQTLAKDLNVDEINWFNPQGMIVYSNFADYIGWQAPSDHAAMAFANGTEKTQIEAIRQDAESKEYKQYGYVRGNDGYYAQVGIKADVVQKFSDQFSYQTLIDNIVDDEKIVYALFIDKNLIATAHSNKDRIGITLTDEGSKAAAVDKKEYASEYYYEAGKIDVYDILMPVEVAGEHLGAINIGFSMESVNVAIAKNNMMIAIAGLLIFAILALILYTNLSGSIKIINKLRGHLLEMASGDFSHDVEANLLNKQDEFGQMANALSEMKTSIRAMLFTLIARSDQIHEASNRFAEVSKKTEFTSKEISKAIEEIANGATSQAKDTEQASENVSEMEEAIEKDFEHIKELNHSVAQIDKQKNEGFVLLNEVVSQTDSNMKSSDMIYKIILNNNESAEKIEVASQMIQNIADQTNLLALNAAIEAARAGEAGRGFAVVADEIRKLAEQSNDFTNDIKTIIDELRQKSTGAVEAMVQVKDIVNKQNISVKSTEEKFEMIAQAIETVKDVIEKLNQSSKIMNMNKDAIVNLMHNLSAVSEENAAGTEEASASMQQQLESISMISESGEELALIADELKSLIDKFKV; this is translated from the coding sequence ATGGTTTTAGTAGAATTTGAATTTAGTTTATATTTGAAGGGTGGCGAAATGATGAATGTAGAAAAATCCCAAAAAGGCAAGTCGATTAAAGTTAAGCTTTTATTTGTTCCTCTCATTGTAATACTTGTGGGGGTATTTGTAATCGGCGCAGTTTCTAGCGTACTCACAAAAAACAGTTTGTTAGCTGAGATGAGAGAAAATGGATTTTTTTTAACACATTCATTTGTAGACAGACTTAATGATAACTCGCAAGCTCTTGGCAGTATGAATGAAATGCTATCAGAAAAAATTATCTCAACTGGAAATACTATAGTTTCCAATAGCGGTAGCTTGAGCATGGAGTATTTGCAAACGCTTGCTAAGGACTTAAATGTAGATGAAATAAACTGGTTTAATCCTCAGGGGATGATAGTGTATTCGAATTTTGCTGATTATATAGGGTGGCAAGCTCCTAGTGACCATGCGGCTATGGCATTTGCAAATGGGACTGAAAAAACTCAAATAGAAGCTATAAGACAAGATGCAGAATCAAAAGAATACAAGCAGTATGGTTACGTAAGAGGAAATGATGGCTACTATGCTCAGGTAGGGATAAAGGCGGACGTGGTTCAAAAGTTCAGTGACCAGTTCAGTTATCAGACCCTCATTGACAATATAGTGGATGATGAAAAAATTGTTTACGCACTTTTTATAGATAAGAATTTAATCGCAACTGCTCATAGCAATAAAGATAGAATAGGTATAACCTTAACAGATGAAGGAAGTAAAGCAGCTGCAGTTGATAAAAAAGAGTATGCATCGGAATATTATTATGAAGCTGGAAAAATAGATGTCTACGATATACTCATGCCTGTGGAAGTGGCAGGAGAACATCTAGGAGCTATAAACATAGGCTTCTCTATGGAAAGCGTCAATGTTGCTATAGCAAAAAACAACATGATGATAGCAATTGCAGGCTTATTAATATTTGCAATATTGGCTCTTATATTGTATACAAATCTAAGCGGCTCTATTAAAATCATCAATAAGCTAAGAGGACACCTACTGGAGATGGCGTCAGGAGATTTTTCTCACGACGTAGAGGCTAATCTTCTAAATAAGCAGGATGAATTTGGGCAAATGGCTAATGCGCTAAGTGAGATGAAAACCTCTATTAGAGCTATGCTTTTTACACTAATAGCGCGCTCTGACCAGATACATGAGGCTTCGAATAGATTTGCTGAGGTATCTAAAAAAACAGAGTTTACTTCTAAAGAAATATCTAAGGCAATAGAGGAAATCGCCAACGGGGCAACCTCTCAAGCAAAAGATACAGAGCAGGCAAGTGAGAATGTAAGTGAAATGGAAGAGGCCATTGAAAAAGATTTTGAGCATATTAAGGAGCTTAATCACTCTGTAGCTCAAATCGATAAGCAAAAGAATGAAGGCTTTGTGCTACTAAATGAAGTGGTAAGTCAAACGGATAGCAATATGAAATCCTCTGATATGATTTACAAGATTATTTTGAACAATAATGAAAGTGCGGAAAAAATCGAAGTTGCAAGTCAAATGATTCAAAATATAGCAGACCAGACTAATCTTCTCGCGCTAAATGCTGCAATAGAAGCAGCAAGAGCTGGAGAAGCCGGAAGAGGATTTGCCGTTGTTGCTGATGAAATAAGAAAATTAGCTGAACAATCAAATGACTTTACAAATGATATTAAGACTATAATAGATGAGCTAAGACAGAAATCTACAGGAGCTGTAGAGGCTATGGTACAGGTTAAGGATATAGTCAATAAGCAAAATATTTCTGTAAAAAGCACTGAAGAAAAATTTGAGATGATAGCACAGGCGATTGAAACGGTAAAAGACGTGATTGAAAAATTAAATCAATCTTCTAAGATAATGAATATGAATAAAGATGCAATAGTAAATCTGATGCATAATCTATCTGCGGTATCGGAAGAAAACGCTGCTGGAACAGAAGAGGCATCAGCATCTATGCAACAGCAATTAGAGTCGATAAGCATGATATCCGAATCTGGGGAGGAGCTAGCTCTTATTGCTGATGAACTAAAATCTCTTATTGATAAATTTAAAGTTTAA
- a CDS encoding sulfite exporter TauE/SafE family protein, giving the protein MITGILGVLGALTAWFSFEFVKDLAKHKENLEKETNFLTAGIIGFITNFFDTLGIGSFAPTTALLKAFRQIHDRVLPGTLNVSCTWPVVAEAFIFITVIEVEPVTLIGMLAAATIGAWLGAGFVSGLPEKKIQLAMAIALFVTAFLMLAGQMGWMPGGGDAIGLTGVKLVIAIVGNFILGALMTLGIGLYAPCMALVYFLGMSPAVAFPIMMGSCAFLMPVASVKFVREGAYNRKASLAIAVLGIVGVFIAAYIVKSLPLDILRWLVIGVIFYTSMTMFKAASKPADIKAA; this is encoded by the coding sequence ATGATTACAGGGATATTAGGAGTTTTAGGCGCACTGACGGCATGGTTCAGCTTTGAGTTTGTTAAGGACCTTGCAAAACACAAAGAGAATCTAGAAAAAGAGACTAATTTCTTAACAGCAGGTATTATCGGATTTATAACAAACTTTTTTGATACACTAGGTATAGGAAGCTTTGCACCTACTACCGCTTTACTTAAAGCTTTTAGACAAATACATGATAGAGTTCTTCCTGGAACATTAAACGTTTCTTGTACATGGCCAGTTGTTGCAGAGGCATTTATCTTCATCACAGTTATCGAAGTTGAGCCAGTAACCCTTATTGGTATGCTAGCTGCAGCTACTATTGGTGCTTGGTTAGGAGCTGGATTCGTTTCTGGACTTCCTGAGAAAAAGATTCAGCTTGCAATGGCAATCGCACTTTTTGTTACAGCATTCTTAATGCTTGCTGGACAAATGGGATGGATGCCTGGAGGCGGAGATGCTATAGGACTTACTGGTGTGAAACTTGTTATAGCTATAGTTGGTAACTTCATCCTTGGAGCTCTTATGACACTTGGAATCGGACTTTATGCTCCTTGTATGGCTCTAGTTTATTTCCTTGGAATGAGCCCAGCAGTTGCTTTCCCTATAATGATGGGATCTTGTGCATTCTTAATGCCAGTTGCATCTGTTAAGTTCGTAAGAGAAGGCGCGTATAACAGAAAAGCTTCTTTAGCAATAGCAGTACTTGGAATTGTTGGAGTATTTATAGCAGCATATATCGTTAAGTCACTACCTCTTGATATTCTTAGATGGTTAGTAATAGGAGTTATCTTCTATACTTCTATGACAATGTTCAAAGCTGCATCTAAGCCAGCTGACATTAAAGCTGCTTAA
- a CDS encoding proline racemase gives MKFSKGIHAIDSHTMGEPTRIVVGGIPQINGETMADKKKYLEDNLDYVRTALMHEPRGHNDMFGSIITSSNNKEADFGIIFMDGGGYLNMCGHGSIGAATVAVETGMVEMVEPVTNINMEAPAGLIKAKVMVENEKVKEVSITNVPSFLYMEDATLEVPSLNKTITFDISFGGSFFAIIHAKELGVKVETSQVDVLKKLGIEIRDLINEKIKVQHPELEHIKTVDLVEIYDEPSHPEATYKNVVIFGQGQVDRSPCGTGTSAKLATLYKKGHLKIDEKFVYESITGTMFKGRVLEETKVGEFDAIIPEITGGAYITGFNHFVIDPEDPLKYGFTV, from the coding sequence ATGAAGTTTTCTAAAGGAATTCACGCTATAGATTCACATACTATGGGAGAACCTACTAGAATAGTTGTAGGAGGTATTCCACAGATTAATGGGGAAACAATGGCTGACAAGAAAAAATATCTTGAAGATAACCTAGACTACGTTAGAACAGCTTTAATGCATGAGCCAAGAGGACATAATGATATGTTTGGTTCTATTATAACTAGCTCAAATAATAAAGAAGCTGATTTTGGAATTATATTTATGGATGGCGGCGGATACTTAAATATGTGCGGTCATGGTTCAATTGGAGCGGCTACTGTAGCAGTTGAAACAGGAATGGTAGAAATGGTAGAGCCTGTTACTAATATCAACATGGAAGCGCCTGCTGGACTTATCAAAGCTAAAGTTATGGTAGAAAATGAAAAAGTAAAAGAAGTATCTATAACTAACGTTCCTTCATTTTTATATATGGAAGATGCTACATTAGAAGTACCTTCTTTAAACAAGACTATTACATTTGACATTTCTTTTGGCGGAAGCTTCTTTGCTATTATACATGCAAAAGAGCTAGGAGTTAAAGTAGAAACTAGCCAAGTTGATGTACTTAAAAAGTTAGGTATAGAAATAAGAGATTTAATAAATGAAAAAATCAAAGTTCAACATCCAGAGCTAGAGCATATCAAAACTGTTGATTTAGTAGAAATCTACGATGAGCCATCTCATCCTGAAGCTACATACAAAAACGTTGTTATCTTCGGACAAGGGCAAGTAGACCGTTCTCCTTGTGGAACTGGAACTAGTGCTAAGCTTGCAACACTTTACAAAAAAGGACATCTTAAGATAGATGAAAAATTTGTATACGAAAGCATCACTGGAACAATGTTCAAAGGAAGAGTTTTAGAAGAAACAAAAGTTGGAGAATTTGATGCTATAATCCCAGAAATTACAGGTGGAGCATATATAACTGGATTCAATCATTTTGTAATTGACCCAGAAGATCCACTTAAGTATGGATTTACAGTATAA
- a CDS encoding glycine/sarcosine/betaine reductase component B subunit: MGVGPSTKETTLHHFRDPLLDVVSNDEDIDLMGIIVVGTPQSNEEKEYVGKRVAVWLESMRADGTIISVDGWGNSHVDYANTIEEIGIRGIPVVGLSFIGTQAKFVVENQYMDTIVDFNKSKAGIETQTVGENTVEKLDAKKALAFLKLKMKGARR, encoded by the coding sequence ATGGGTGTAGGACCATCTACAAAAGAGACTACTTTGCACCATTTTAGAGATCCGCTTTTAGATGTAGTATCGAATGATGAAGATATTGATTTAATGGGAATCATAGTGGTTGGAACACCTCAAAGCAACGAAGAAAAAGAATATGTCGGCAAGAGAGTAGCTGTATGGCTAGAATCTATGCGAGCAGATGGAACTATTATCTCAGTTGACGGATGGGGAAACAGCCATGTTGATTATGCCAACACTATCGAGGAAATTGGTATAAGAGGAATTCCTGTTGTAGGGCTTAGCTTTATAGGAACTCAAGCAAAATTCGTAGTGGAAAATCAATATATGGATACTATAGTAGACTTTAATAAGTCTAAGGCAGGTATAGAAACCCAAACTGTGGGAGAAAACACAGTTGAAAAATTAGATGCTAAGAAAGCCTTAGCGTTTTTGAAACTAAAAATGAAGGGAGCAAGAAGATGA
- the prdD gene encoding proline reductase cluster protein PrdD: protein MKVNNMLTNEIDLRKLVIRSYHVDKVEFAEKAKINDGCLSFSLSKIDNIITKYPSIKEISVKIIKPNEHNIWTNSIMDILPISVKVLGNLGEGITHTITGAYVMITGVDEEGTQVAEFGSSEGILAERLKLGRPGTPSENDYIISFDLVLYEGKGVVREAIIECHKACDDFLEDVRMYLKAMDSKLCTEKYKFYDKIRKNGYKVAIVKQVAGQGAMYDNFILPASSSSVAGGRSIIDMGNMPIILSPNEYRDGAIRAMT, encoded by the coding sequence ATGAAGGTGAATAATATGCTGACAAACGAAATTGATTTAAGAAAACTTGTCATTAGATCTTATCATGTAGATAAAGTAGAATTTGCAGAAAAAGCAAAAATTAATGACGGTTGCTTAAGTTTTTCTTTATCTAAGATTGACAATATTATAACTAAATATCCATCTATTAAAGAGATTTCCGTAAAAATTATTAAGCCTAATGAACATAATATTTGGACTAACAGTATTATGGATATTTTGCCTATATCCGTAAAGGTGCTTGGAAATTTAGGCGAAGGTATTACCCATACTATTACTGGGGCTTATGTAATGATAACTGGAGTCGATGAGGAAGGCACTCAAGTTGCTGAATTTGGTTCATCTGAAGGGATTTTAGCTGAAAGGTTAAAATTAGGCAGACCAGGTACGCCTTCTGAAAACGATTACATTATTTCATTTGATTTAGTTTTATATGAGGGTAAAGGCGTAGTTAGAGAAGCAATTATAGAATGTCACAAAGCTTGTGACGATTTTTTAGAGGATGTAAGAATGTACTTAAAGGCTATGGACTCGAAGTTATGTACAGAAAAGTACAAATTTTACGACAAAATTAGAAAAAATGGCTATAAGGTGGCAATTGTTAAGCAAGTTGCAGGCCAAGGAGCTATGTATGACAATTTTATTTTGCCAGCTAGTTCAAGCTCTGTAGCTGGAGGCAGAAGTATTATAGATATGGGCAATATGCCAATCATTTTAAGTCCTAATGAATACAGAGATGGTGCTATTAGGGCTATGACTTAA
- the prdB gene encoding D-proline reductase (dithiol) protein PrdB, with protein sequence MSDLTVVKGLQSEIYVPITPPPVWTPVTKELKDMTVALVTAAGVHLKSDKRFNLAGDFSYRIIPGDASVKDMMVSHGGYDNGDVNKDINCMFPIDPMRTLAEEGFIKALAPINVGFMGGGGDQRKFTEETGPEIAQKLKEAGVDAVLLTAGUGTCHRSAVIVQRAIEESGIPTIIIAALPPVVRQNGTPRAVAPLVPMGANAGEPNNPEMQKAICTDSLKQLVEIPSAGKIVPLPYEYVAKV encoded by the coding sequence ATGTCTGATTTGACTGTAGTAAAAGGATTACAATCTGAAATTTACGTACCTATTACACCACCACCAGTGTGGACGCCAGTAACAAAAGAATTAAAAGACATGACTGTTGCACTTGTTACAGCAGCAGGAGTTCATTTAAAATCTGACAAGAGATTTAACCTAGCAGGAGATTTCTCTTACAGAATAATCCCAGGAGATGCATCAGTAAAAGATATGATGGTATCTCACGGAGGATATGACAACGGAGATGTTAACAAAGACATCAACTGTATGTTCCCTATAGATCCAATGAGAACTTTAGCTGAAGAAGGATTTATCAAAGCTTTAGCACCTATCAACGTTGGATTCATGGGTGGTGGAGGAGACCAAAGAAAGTTTACTGAAGAAACTGGTCCTGAAATCGCACAAAAACTTAAAGAAGCTGGAGTAGATGCTGTTCTTCTAACAGCTGGCTGAGGTACCTGCCATCGTTCTGCAGTTATAGTGCAGAGAGCGATTGAGGAATCGGGTATTCCTACAATAATTATAGCAGCTTTACCACCAGTAGTAAGACAAAATGGTACTCCAAGAGCGGTTGCTCCACTAGTTCCTATGGGAGCTAATGCAGGAGAGCCTAATAATCCAGAAATGCAAAAAGCTATTTGTACAGATTCTCTAAAGCAGTTAGTTGAGATTCCTAGTGCAGGAAAAATAGTACCACTACCTTACGAGTACGTAGCAAAGGTTTAA
- a CDS encoding CBO2463/CBO2479 domain-containing protein codes for MKYGDKIIYMEGIIVDFDDCSVSIDFKGRLGFLKVPKRMLITDYPLEIGLEVAMNMSFVEVLSDEVNEKYLSNIQKNKDKRRNMNV; via the coding sequence ATGAAATATGGAGACAAAATCATATATATGGAAGGAATCATTGTAGATTTTGATGATTGTTCTGTATCGATAGATTTTAAAGGAAGGTTAGGCTTTCTGAAAGTCCCTAAAAGAATGCTTATTACTGACTATCCTCTTGAAATTGGTTTAGAGGTAGCTATGAATATGAGTTTTGTAGAAGTATTAAGTGATGAAGTTAACGAAAAATATTTGAGTAATATCCAAAAAAATAAAGATAAAAGGAGGAATATGAATGTCTGA
- the prdA gene encoding D-proline reductase (dithiol) proprotein PrdA has translation MSITLESAKEHANDLAVLCCRAEEGTVIGPSNLEDPAIFGDLEDSGLLTIPANCLKIGEVLGAKLVKTADSLTPLTPELLEGVNSVSEEAPKQETSAPVAAPAVEAAPAAMPVANVTGSMLKIHIGEGKDINLEIPLTIAGQMGVVAPAAAAPAGVAMPVTAATEQVVAPAGEPKLIRTLQKKHFKIEKVEFGPETKIENNTIYIRENICEDAVKVSNLVTDIKVEIITPADYGKYSETIMDVQPIATKEGDGKIGQGVTRVIDGAIIMVTGTDEDGVQIGEFGSSEGELDANIMWGRPGAPDKGEILIKTQVTIKAGTNMERPGPLAAHKATDFITQEIREALKKLDDSEVVEIEELAQYRRPGKKKVVIIKEIMGQGAMHDNLILPVEPVGVIGAKPNVDLGNVPVVLSPLEVLDGGIHALTCIGPASKENSRHYWREPLVIEVMNDEEFDLAGVVFVGSPQVNAEKFYVSERLGMLVETMDVEGAFITTEGFGNNHIDFASHHEQVGMRGIPVVGMSFCAVQGALVVGNKYMKYMVDNNKSEQGIENEILSNNTLCPEDAIRAVAMLKAAIAEEEVKVAERKFNKNVKENNVDLIEEQTGKEITLLPNEQVLPMSKKRKEIYEADK, from the coding sequence GTGTCAATAACTTTAGAAAGTGCGAAAGAGCATGCTAATGATTTAGCCGTTTTATGTTGTCGTGCAGAAGAGGGTACAGTAATTGGACCTAGTAATTTAGAAGATCCAGCTATATTTGGTGACTTGGAGGATTCAGGTTTATTAACTATTCCTGCTAACTGCCTTAAAATAGGAGAGGTTTTAGGAGCGAAATTAGTTAAAACAGCTGATTCACTTACTCCACTTACTCCAGAACTACTTGAGGGAGTAAATTCTGTAAGTGAAGAAGCACCTAAGCAAGAAACTTCAGCGCCAGTAGCAGCACCAGCAGTAGAGGCAGCACCAGCTGCTATGCCAGTAGCAAATGTAACTGGTTCAATGCTTAAGATTCATATTGGAGAAGGAAAAGATATCAATCTAGAAATTCCTTTAACAATTGCAGGACAAATGGGAGTAGTTGCTCCAGCAGCGGCAGCACCAGCAGGAGTAGCTATGCCAGTAACAGCAGCTACAGAGCAAGTAGTAGCACCAGCAGGAGAGCCAAAGCTTATAAGAACACTTCAAAAGAAGCATTTCAAAATTGAGAAGGTAGAATTTGGACCTGAGACAAAAATTGAAAATAACACTATCTACATTAGAGAGAATATCTGCGAAGATGCTGTAAAAGTAAGCAACCTAGTTACAGATATCAAAGTGGAAATCATTACTCCAGCTGATTACGGCAAGTACAGCGAAACTATTATGGACGTTCAGCCTATAGCTACTAAAGAAGGCGACGGAAAAATAGGACAAGGTGTTACTCGTGTTATCGATGGAGCTATAATCATGGTTACAGGAACTGACGAAGATGGAGTTCAAATCGGTGAATTTGGTTCATCTGAGGGCGAACTTGATGCAAACATCATGTGGGGAAGACCTGGAGCTCCTGATAAAGGAGAAATCCTTATCAAGACTCAAGTTACTATAAAAGCTGGTACTAACATGGAAAGACCAGGACCACTTGCGGCTCATAAAGCAACTGATTTCATCACTCAAGAAATAAGAGAAGCGCTTAAGAAACTTGATGATTCTGAAGTAGTTGAAATTGAGGAGTTAGCTCAGTACAGAAGACCTGGCAAGAAGAAAGTTGTAATCATCAAAGAAATCATGGGACAAGGCGCAATGCATGATAACCTAATCCTTCCTGTAGAGCCAGTAGGAGTAATAGGTGCAAAGCCAAACGTTGACCTTGGAAACGTTCCAGTTGTTCTTTCGCCTCTTGAGGTACTAGATGGAGGAATCCATGCACTTACTTGTATAGGACCTGCATCAAAAGAAAACTCTAGACATTACTGGAGAGAGCCTCTAGTAATTGAAGTTATGAATGACGAAGAATTTGACTTAGCAGGTGTTGTATTTGTTGGATCTCCTCAGGTTAACGCTGAGAAATTCTACGTATCAGAAAGACTAGGTATGTTAGTTGAGACTATGGATGTAGAGGGAGCTTTCATCACAACTGAAGGTTTCGGAAACAACCATATAGACTTTGCTAGTCACCATGAGCAAGTTGGTATGAGAGGAATTCCAGTTGTTGGAATGTCATTCTGTGCTGTTCAGGGAGCTCTAGTTGTTGGAAACAAATACATGAAATACATGGTAGATAATAATAAATCTGAGCAAGGTATAGAAAATGAAATTCTTTCTAACAACACTCTTTGCCCAGAAGATGCTATAAGAGCAGTTGCTATGCTTAAAGCAGCAATAGCTGAAGAAGAAGTAAAAGTTGCTGAGAGAAAATTCAACAAAAACGTTAAAGAAAACAATGTAGATTTAATCGAAGAGCAAACTGGAAAAGAAATTACTTTACTTCCAAATGAGCAAGTTCTACCAATGAGCAAGAAGAGAAAAGAAATTTATGAGGCAGATAAATAA
- the prdC gene encoding proline reductase-associated electron transfer protein PrdC, whose product MDIVLLLKQHVGAPCQSIVEAGQKVQKGELIAKPNGLGANLHSSVYGVVKAVNETAIIIEADENQPDEFVKIKDTNTHIEAIQEAGIVGSGGAGFPTHVKLNVNLEGGYVIANGAECEPVLGHNIKLMEEDPQVIIRGLKYVKEITNASKAYIAMKAKHKKALRILKTACELEPDIEVKILPDMYPAGDERAIVRDILGILLEPGQLPKAANAVIQNVETLKHIVNAIELRKPYITKDITVAGRVMDATDGKVFMDVPVGESVKKYIDLCGGYMNPHGEIVMGGPFTGRHVEEDAPITKTTGGILVAMPFVHDERKVGLLACECGAQEDRLREIAKEMGAEVVAVEKCKRMVEVDGRYRCDNPGICPGQAEKVISMKKKGIQILLTGTCGDUTNTVMGVAPRLGVPTYHSTDHVLRAAGQRLVRRTDK is encoded by the coding sequence ATGGATATTGTTTTACTTTTAAAACAACATGTAGGCGCACCATGCCAAAGTATAGTTGAGGCGGGTCAAAAAGTTCAAAAAGGAGAATTGATTGCTAAGCCAAATGGTTTAGGAGCAAATCTTCACTCAAGCGTTTACGGTGTTGTAAAAGCTGTAAATGAAACTGCAATCATTATTGAAGCAGATGAGAACCAACCAGATGAATTCGTAAAGATTAAAGATACAAATACCCACATTGAAGCTATCCAGGAAGCTGGAATAGTTGGCTCAGGAGGGGCAGGCTTTCCTACTCACGTAAAGCTTAATGTAAACCTTGAAGGTGGATATGTTATTGCCAACGGAGCAGAGTGTGAACCTGTACTAGGTCACAATATAAAGCTGATGGAAGAAGATCCTCAGGTTATAATAAGAGGTCTTAAATACGTAAAAGAAATCACAAATGCATCTAAGGCATACATAGCGATGAAAGCAAAGCACAAAAAAGCTCTAAGAATTCTTAAAACAGCTTGCGAGCTTGAGCCTGATATAGAAGTTAAGATTCTTCCAGATATGTATCCTGCTGGAGATGAAAGAGCTATAGTAAGAGATATCTTAGGAATTCTTCTAGAGCCAGGACAGCTACCAAAGGCTGCAAATGCTGTAATTCAAAATGTAGAGACATTAAAGCATATTGTAAATGCAATTGAGCTTAGAAAGCCTTATATCACAAAAGATATAACAGTTGCTGGAAGAGTAATGGATGCTACTGATGGAAAAGTATTTATGGACGTGCCTGTAGGTGAGAGTGTAAAAAAATATATAGACCTTTGTGGTGGATATATGAATCCTCACGGTGAAATTGTTATGGGAGGACCTTTTACTGGAAGACATGTAGAAGAAGATGCTCCGATAACAAAAACAACAGGTGGAATTTTAGTAGCTATGCCTTTTGTACATGACGAGAGAAAAGTTGGTCTGCTGGCTTGCGAATGCGGAGCTCAAGAAGACAGACTAAGAGAAATCGCCAAAGAAATGGGTGCAGAGGTTGTAGCTGTAGAGAAATGTAAGAGAATGGTAGAGGTAGATGGAAGATACCGCTGCGATAACCCAGGAATATGTCCTGGTCAAGCTGAAAAAGTAATCAGCATGAAGAAAAAAGGTATACAAATTCTTTTGACAGGTACTTGCGGAGACTGAACGAATACCGTTATGGGAGTAGCTCCTAGGTTAGGAGTTCCAACATATCATAGTACAGACCATGTACTTAGAGCAGCAGGACAAAGACTTGTTAGAAGAACTGATAAATAA